One genomic region from Terriglobus aquaticus encodes:
- a CDS encoding putative bifunctional diguanylate cyclase/phosphodiesterase, giving the protein MAARDLRAAALALRELDRVTTAVVAVQWIAAAYLAQTLLSSGVVAHSLSRFALVATASLCGPFTCFGVVRALHRLRSQRFQREHLLHCVQHDDLTGLPNRAAMQRRMAELIRRAGSADTSLHCMYVDLDGLRHANTLLGYRAGDELLQQIVARVANCLHPIDHFSRFGGDKFVVLLHRNVSRSELNALAECMVHTISRPHMIKNREFTTGVSIGISSYPGDGTSAESLVASAERAMYAVKRSGRDSYGHAEQSSEPVEARGRTLADKLQRALLNEELQLVYQPIYDCHGRIVAAEALARWHDATDGTISPNEFIPIAEETGLIVPLSTWVLRRACKQMCAWRRSGASIQRIAVNICVVQVAREDFVRTIEAILQESSLPPDCLELEVTEGALARDFATVKAHLQKLRDLGVRISIDDFGTGYSSFGRLRELNADALKIDRVFVQGVHDTNNGFAVLQALIDMAHTLNLSVVAEGVETPEQMEMLQSLRCNEMQGFLLARPQGPELIQRLLLAPEQQKSMCKADDGPGYLVPGFA; this is encoded by the coding sequence TTGGCCGCCCGCGATTTGCGTGCTGCTGCGCTTGCCTTGCGCGAGTTGGACCGGGTGACGACCGCTGTGGTCGCCGTGCAGTGGATTGCGGCGGCGTACCTGGCACAAACTCTGCTTAGCTCCGGTGTGGTCGCCCACTCACTGTCCCGCTTTGCACTGGTTGCCACGGCAAGTCTGTGCGGTCCGTTCACCTGCTTCGGTGTGGTGCGTGCCCTGCACCGGTTGCGCAGCCAACGCTTCCAGCGCGAGCACCTGCTGCATTGCGTACAGCATGACGATCTAACGGGCCTACCAAATCGAGCAGCCATGCAGCGTCGCATGGCGGAGTTGATCCGCAGAGCGGGCTCCGCGGACACCTCGCTGCATTGCATGTATGTGGATCTGGACGGCCTGCGTCACGCCAACACGCTGCTGGGCTATCGCGCGGGCGATGAGTTGCTGCAGCAGATCGTCGCCCGCGTGGCGAACTGCCTGCACCCCATAGACCACTTCAGCCGCTTCGGCGGAGACAAGTTTGTCGTTCTGCTGCACCGCAACGTCTCGCGTTCTGAATTGAACGCGCTGGCCGAGTGCATGGTGCACACCATATCGCGGCCACACATGATCAAGAATCGCGAGTTCACCACCGGCGTCAGCATCGGCATCTCATCCTACCCGGGCGACGGCACCAGCGCCGAGTCACTGGTGGCCTCCGCTGAGCGAGCCATGTACGCCGTCAAGCGATCCGGCCGCGACAGCTACGGGCACGCGGAACAAAGCTCCGAACCGGTTGAAGCGCGCGGTCGCACCCTGGCGGACAAGCTGCAGCGTGCCTTGCTGAATGAAGAACTACAGCTCGTGTACCAACCGATCTATGACTGTCACGGACGCATCGTTGCGGCGGAAGCTCTGGCCCGATGGCACGATGCGACGGATGGCACCATCTCACCCAACGAATTCATTCCGATCGCCGAAGAGACCGGCCTGATCGTCCCGCTGTCCACCTGGGTTCTGCGCCGGGCCTGCAAACAAATGTGTGCGTGGCGGCGCTCCGGAGCGAGCATCCAGCGGATTGCGGTCAATATCTGCGTGGTGCAGGTGGCGCGGGAAGATTTCGTCCGGACCATTGAAGCCATTCTTCAGGAAAGCTCTTTGCCCCCGGACTGCCTGGAGCTCGAGGTGACCGAGGGCGCCCTGGCGCGCGACTTCGCGACGGTCAAGGCTCACCTGCAGAAGCTGCGCGACCTGGGCGTGCGCATCTCTATCGACGACTTCGGTACGGGTTACTCCTCGTTTGGCCGGCTGCGCGAACTCAATGCGGACGCTCTCAAGATTGATCGGGTCTTTGTGCAGGGCGTACACGACACAAACAATGGGTTTGCCGTCCTGCAGGCGCTGATTGACATGGCTCATACCCTGAACCTAAGCGTGGTAGCAGAGGGCGTTGAGACCCCGGAACAGATGGAGATGCTGCAGAGTCTCCGCTGCAACGAGATGCAAGGTTTCCTCCTGGCACGTCCCCAAGGCCCCGAACTCATCCAGCGTCTCTTGCTGGCGCCGGAACAGCAGAAAAGCATGTGCAAGGCCGATGACGGGCCCGGCTACCTTGTTCCCGGGTTCGCTTGA
- a CDS encoding DNA-directed RNA polymerase subunit omega has product MRSDLIFGALTHVTNRYQLCQLASKATRKLHKPNTRLQDTTNEVLGRFREQVPTTFEVGPEPEEILDHIEERRAA; this is encoded by the coding sequence ATGCGATCTGATTTGATTTTTGGTGCGTTGACGCACGTAACGAACCGCTACCAGCTCTGCCAGTTGGCCAGCAAAGCAACCCGTAAACTGCATAAGCCCAACACCCGCCTGCAGGACACGACGAACGAGGTGCTTGGCCGCTTCCGTGAGCAGGTTCCCACCACTTTTGAAGTAGGCCCCGAGCCGGAAGAGATTCTGGACCACATCGAAGAGCGCCGGGCCGCCTAA
- a CDS encoding multicopper oxidase family protein, protein MTNRRGFLRRALSMGAGLATVPALAEGASRAGQQSLREPTGGNAGPLSQSAAAIKMGAHTSTAGHAPVRVVTTDVPDLAFTLEDGWKVFRLRAEVIRREILPGKTLDLWGFNGSAPGPTIQVTEGDRVRVILENRLPEPTSMHWHGFEDSIRFDGMPGVSQRAVPPGGTYTYEFHITQTGTFFYHSHLAMQEMVGMLGGFIMHPRQAHAPAVDYDFLVHLQEYAVLPNNTVPNSAEMEFNWLVLNGKSGPAPTPLVVRLGSRVRIRFVNLGMDHHPMHLHGHTFYVTGTEAGRIPETAWWPGNTVLVGVAQARDVEFLANNPGDWMLHCHLPHHMMNQMNSSTSRAFSGDTLTSNGMISAGANGAGMKHGNATEQGAMAGMMMSGMNRLEIAPNANEVHGFPQDAFMEGPLMNMDAMVDKPENFGLPPGWSENMQGMMTFVRVLPAEQYDEVMRRVAAHADGAKGHDDTPGMDHSMPAMDHAMPGMDHSMPGMDHAMPGMDHSTMPGMDHSKKPGMQMPAQDGGKR, encoded by the coding sequence ATGACAAACCGACGTGGATTCTTACGCCGCGCGCTCAGCATGGGTGCGGGGCTAGCGACAGTGCCCGCCCTGGCGGAAGGTGCTTCCCGAGCGGGGCAGCAATCTCTGCGAGAGCCGACCGGCGGCAATGCTGGACCGTTGTCGCAAAGTGCTGCTGCCATCAAGATGGGCGCGCATACCTCGACCGCGGGGCATGCGCCGGTGCGCGTGGTGACGACGGACGTGCCCGATCTGGCGTTCACGCTGGAGGACGGTTGGAAGGTCTTCCGATTGCGGGCTGAAGTAATTCGGCGCGAGATCCTGCCGGGGAAGACGCTGGACCTGTGGGGGTTTAACGGCTCGGCGCCCGGGCCAACGATCCAGGTGACTGAGGGCGATCGGGTGCGGGTGATCCTGGAGAACCGGCTGCCCGAGCCGACCTCCATGCACTGGCACGGCTTTGAGGACAGCATCCGCTTCGATGGCATGCCTGGCGTTTCGCAGCGGGCGGTTCCGCCCGGCGGAACGTACACCTACGAGTTCCACATCACCCAGACCGGCACGTTTTTCTACCACTCGCACCTGGCGATGCAGGAGATGGTCGGCATGCTGGGCGGGTTCATCATGCACCCGCGGCAGGCGCATGCGCCCGCGGTGGACTACGACTTCCTGGTGCACTTGCAGGAGTATGCGGTGCTGCCCAACAACACCGTCCCGAACAGCGCGGAGATGGAGTTCAACTGGCTGGTGCTGAACGGTAAGAGCGGTCCCGCGCCAACGCCGCTGGTGGTGCGATTGGGCAGCCGCGTGCGCATTCGGTTCGTGAACCTGGGTATGGATCACCACCCTATGCACCTGCACGGCCACACCTTTTACGTGACGGGTACCGAAGCGGGACGCATCCCAGAGACGGCATGGTGGCCCGGCAACACGGTGTTGGTGGGAGTTGCGCAGGCTCGCGATGTCGAGTTCCTGGCCAACAATCCCGGCGACTGGATGCTGCACTGCCACCTGCCACACCACATGATGAACCAGATGAACTCCAGCACAAGCCGGGCCTTCAGCGGGGACACGCTGACCAGCAACGGAATGATCTCCGCCGGTGCGAACGGTGCGGGCATGAAGCATGGGAACGCGACGGAGCAGGGAGCGATGGCCGGCATGATGATGTCGGGGATGAACCGCCTGGAGATCGCTCCAAATGCGAACGAGGTGCATGGCTTTCCGCAGGACGCTTTCATGGAAGGTCCGCTGATGAACATGGATGCGATGGTGGACAAGCCAGAGAACTTCGGGCTGCCGCCGGGCTGGAGCGAAAACATGCAGGGCATGATGACGTTTGTGCGGGTGTTGCCGGCGGAGCAATATGACGAGGTGATGCGCCGGGTTGCGGCTCATGCGGACGGGGCCAAGGGGCACGACGACACGCCTGGGATGGACCACTCCATGCCGGCTATGGATCACGCGATGCCGGGAATGGATCACTCCATGCCGGGTATGGATCACGCGATGCCGGGGATGGATCACTCCACAATGCCTGGGATGGATCACTCGAAAAAGCCCGGCATGCAGATGCCGGCGCAGGACGGAGGCAAGCGATGA
- a CDS encoding PLP-dependent cysteine synthase family protein codes for MAPPPFDVQQRLAPLRAMVGNTQLLVITYRFRGRMGKVCAKAEHLNLSGSIKDRMALHILETAYADGTLRPGDCIVEATSGNTGIAFAALGSALGHPVTIYMPDWMSKERHDLIRSYGATVQSVSKEQGGFLGSIDRCRQLSAERREVFLPRQFENSANVEAHARGTGPELLAQLHMAGLPLDAFVAGVGTGGTVMGVAQAMRAARMRVRCHPVEPAESPTLSTGHKVGSHRIQGISDEFIPDIVKLEELDPVIAVHDGDAILMAQALARQFGLALGISSGCNFLAAVKAGEESPHEVPVTATVFCDDSKKYLSTGLLREEPLKDGYLTPEIQLLDLRVISRCGPLP; via the coding sequence ATGGCACCGCCGCCTTTCGACGTTCAGCAGCGACTGGCTCCGCTGCGCGCGATGGTTGGGAATACGCAGTTGCTGGTCATCACGTACCGGTTTCGCGGACGCATGGGAAAGGTCTGCGCGAAGGCGGAGCACCTGAACCTGAGCGGCTCGATCAAGGATCGGATGGCGCTGCACATCCTGGAGACCGCGTATGCGGATGGAACGCTGCGGCCCGGCGACTGCATCGTGGAGGCCACCAGTGGCAACACTGGCATCGCCTTTGCTGCCCTGGGCTCGGCGCTGGGGCACCCGGTGACCATCTACATGCCGGACTGGATGAGCAAGGAGCGGCACGACCTGATCCGCAGCTACGGCGCGACGGTGCAGAGTGTGAGCAAGGAGCAGGGTGGCTTTCTTGGCAGCATCGATCGCTGCCGGCAGTTAAGTGCGGAACGCCGCGAGGTGTTTCTGCCTCGACAGTTCGAGAACTCCGCAAATGTGGAGGCGCACGCAAGGGGCACGGGTCCCGAACTGCTGGCGCAGCTTCACATGGCTGGTCTGCCGCTGGACGCGTTTGTGGCCGGGGTAGGTACAGGCGGAACCGTGATGGGCGTGGCGCAGGCCATGCGAGCAGCTCGCATGCGCGTGCGGTGCCACCCGGTGGAGCCTGCCGAGTCGCCCACACTATCGACCGGACACAAGGTTGGCTCGCATCGCATTCAGGGCATCTCTGACGAGTTCATCCCCGACATCGTCAAGCTCGAGGAACTGGACCCCGTAATTGCGGTTCACGATGGCGACGCGATCCTTATGGCACAGGCGCTGGCGCGGCAGTTTGGCCTGGCACTGGGAATTTCATCAGGGTGCAACTTCCTGGCGGCGGTTAAAGCCGGGGAGGAGTCGCCGCACGAGGTGCCGGTGACCGCCACCGTTTTTTGTGACGACAGCAAGAAGTACCTGAGCACGGGTCTGCTGCGCGAGGAGCCGCTCAAGGACGGCTATTTGACACCGGAAATCCAGCTCCTGGACCTCCGCGTAATTTCACGCTGCGGTCCGCTGCCCTAG
- a CDS encoding YifB family Mg chelatase-like AAA ATPase, whose translation MLFKAFSAAVYGIDAHLIEVEVDFSGAKLEKSIFNMVGLPDTAVRESRDRVQSAIRNSGFDLPTTRITVNLAPADLKKEGSGFDLPIAVGILGAYGALHARDLSGFLMIGELGLDGAVRAVPGVLPMAVLARDNGIRRFIVPAANAREAAVVEGVEVFAVRSLTEVRELLNADSLGTLAAQPVRVQAQDLLQETEVFPFDFKDVRGQHTAKRALEVAAAGSHNILMIGPPGSGKTMLAKRLPGILAPLRFEEALETTKIHSVAGVLNGEQGLVTQRPFRSPHHTVSDAGLIGGGMVPRPGEVSLAHNGLLFLDEVPEFPRNVLEVLRQPLEDGTVTISRAAMSLSFPARFMLAAAMNPCPCGYFNDSQRECTCTPPMIQRYVSKVSGPLLDRIDIHIEVPAVQYKELRQGSAAEGSEQIRQRVLAAREVQHDRFSRTGAQASPKRGKAVYSNAQMSTQQIRLHCELNTDAERLLERAMQQQGLSARAHDRILKVARTVADLDGAQDIAVKHIAEAIQYRTLDRSYWS comes from the coding sequence ATGCTCTTCAAAGCATTCAGCGCAGCTGTGTATGGCATCGACGCTCACCTGATTGAAGTGGAAGTGGACTTCAGTGGCGCCAAGCTGGAGAAGTCCATCTTCAACATGGTCGGCCTGCCGGACACGGCCGTGCGCGAGAGCCGCGACCGGGTGCAATCGGCCATTCGCAATTCGGGCTTTGACCTGCCTACCACGCGCATTACGGTGAACCTGGCGCCCGCGGATCTGAAGAAGGAGGGCTCCGGCTTCGATCTGCCGATTGCGGTCGGCATCCTTGGCGCGTATGGAGCATTGCACGCACGCGACCTGAGCGGCTTTCTGATGATTGGGGAGTTGGGGCTGGACGGCGCGGTGCGTGCCGTGCCTGGCGTGCTGCCCATGGCGGTGCTGGCGCGCGACAACGGCATCCGGCGGTTCATCGTGCCCGCTGCCAATGCGCGCGAAGCGGCCGTGGTTGAGGGTGTCGAGGTCTTCGCGGTGCGTAGCCTGACGGAGGTCCGTGAGCTGCTCAACGCGGACAGCCTTGGCACGCTTGCAGCTCAGCCGGTTCGGGTGCAGGCGCAGGATCTGTTGCAGGAGACGGAGGTGTTCCCGTTCGACTTCAAGGACGTGCGCGGACAGCATACGGCGAAACGAGCCTTGGAGGTTGCGGCCGCTGGCAGTCACAACATCCTGATGATCGGGCCGCCGGGCAGCGGAAAGACGATGCTTGCCAAACGCCTGCCGGGCATCCTGGCGCCGCTGCGGTTTGAGGAGGCGCTGGAGACGACCAAGATCCACTCGGTGGCGGGCGTCCTCAACGGCGAACAGGGGTTGGTCACGCAGCGGCCGTTTCGCTCACCGCACCACACGGTCAGCGATGCGGGACTGATTGGTGGAGGCATGGTGCCGCGGCCAGGTGAGGTATCGCTTGCGCACAACGGTCTGCTCTTTCTGGATGAGGTACCGGAGTTCCCCCGAAACGTGCTCGAGGTGCTGCGCCAGCCGCTGGAAGACGGGACGGTGACGATCTCGCGCGCGGCGATGAGCCTTAGCTTTCCTGCGAGATTCATGCTGGCCGCAGCGATGAACCCATGCCCGTGTGGATACTTCAACGATTCGCAGCGCGAGTGTACCTGCACGCCACCGATGATCCAGAGGTATGTGTCAAAGGTGAGCGGACCGTTGCTGGATCGCATCGACATCCACATCGAAGTGCCGGCGGTGCAGTACAAGGAACTGCGGCAGGGCAGCGCTGCCGAAGGCTCCGAGCAGATACGGCAGCGAGTGCTGGCCGCGCGTGAGGTGCAGCATGATCGATTCAGCCGCACGGGTGCGCAGGCAAGCCCCAAACGCGGGAAGGCGGTCTACAGCAACGCGCAGATGTCGACCCAGCAGATTCGCCTCCACTGTGAGCTGAATACGGATGCCGAACGGCTGCTGGAACGCGCCATGCAGCAGCAGGGCCTGAGCGCCCGCGCGCACGATCGCATTCTGAAAGTTGCACGCACCGTGGCGGACCTGGACGGAGCGCAGGACATCGCCGTGAAGCACATTGCGGAAGCAATCCAGTACCGTACCCTTGACCGGAGTTACTGGTCGTAG
- a CDS encoding TolC family protein, translated as MRTKAIAYQFALAAVVLLPLSAVAQMHMPMPDSPEHAKPSPAVASPVPGASSARKRSQAPRREAVPEMPFGRLADGDTSTATRPVPAVPMPSGSQGEGGGAKGDSGFSERPMPDLLADAKARDRRPLQWFTDQAARNNPTLREAEAQVRRLRAEAKQAALWQNPEIGYEADHVRGGSYAGGEQGGYVQQTIPLAGQRSSARAAIDAQARAAEIVSAGQARRVESAVQQAFYAALAAEREVELREQVAELAADNAVALHQYANVGQADAPDVLGSEIEREQAQLELAAAQRSYRKAFALLAAVSGDANLPVSLLEGDLEGVPVLPDDSAQSAAAGSPMLQAAQQQAVARAAAIRSERAQAWPQLTLKAGLQQDNEPLDPSLRRVGVVGIAQAGITLPLWNRNQGAVAAAAARQSVAQAEVARAQLMLRMQAEQAVQDYANAMTQAQRYREDLLPRAQRSVELYDAKYAAMAAAYPQRVAAHRMVLQLQLEYTQQLAAAWRSAVVLQHGLLQDGLSAPGTMPSEANSAPDR; from the coding sequence ATGAGGACGAAAGCGATCGCTTACCAATTCGCTCTTGCAGCCGTGGTGTTGTTGCCCCTCTCTGCCGTGGCGCAGATGCATATGCCCATGCCGGATTCACCCGAGCATGCCAAGCCCTCACCGGCGGTCGCATCACCTGTTCCCGGTGCATCGAGCGCTCGCAAACGTTCGCAGGCACCGAGGCGCGAAGCTGTACCGGAGATGCCGTTCGGGCGGCTTGCCGATGGGGACACGTCGACTGCAACGCGACCAGTACCGGCCGTTCCCATGCCCTCCGGCTCACAAGGCGAGGGCGGAGGCGCGAAAGGAGACAGCGGGTTCAGCGAACGTCCCATGCCGGACCTGCTTGCCGACGCCAAGGCTCGCGACCGGCGACCGCTGCAGTGGTTCACGGACCAGGCCGCGCGGAACAACCCAACACTGCGCGAGGCGGAGGCGCAGGTGCGCCGTCTGCGCGCGGAGGCGAAGCAGGCCGCGCTGTGGCAGAACCCGGAGATCGGGTACGAGGCGGATCACGTTCGCGGAGGCAGTTACGCGGGCGGTGAGCAGGGCGGATACGTACAGCAGACGATTCCGCTGGCAGGGCAGCGAAGCTCCGCACGAGCGGCGATCGATGCGCAGGCGCGGGCGGCGGAGATCGTGTCTGCAGGGCAGGCCAGGCGTGTTGAGTCTGCGGTGCAGCAGGCGTTTTATGCTGCTTTGGCGGCGGAGCGGGAGGTGGAGTTACGCGAGCAGGTGGCGGAGCTTGCTGCTGACAATGCTGTCGCGCTGCATCAGTATGCCAACGTCGGACAGGCTGACGCGCCGGATGTGCTGGGTAGCGAGATTGAGCGGGAGCAGGCCCAGTTGGAACTGGCCGCCGCTCAGCGGTCCTACCGCAAGGCGTTCGCACTGCTCGCGGCGGTAAGCGGCGATGCCAACCTGCCGGTGAGCCTGCTGGAGGGCGATCTGGAGGGCGTCCCAGTGCTACCGGATGATTCCGCGCAGTCGGCGGCGGCGGGCAGTCCGATGCTGCAGGCTGCACAGCAGCAGGCCGTTGCCAGGGCGGCCGCGATTCGGAGCGAGCGTGCGCAGGCCTGGCCGCAGCTTACGCTCAAAGCGGGACTGCAGCAGGACAACGAACCCCTGGATCCGTCGCTGCGACGCGTGGGTGTGGTGGGTATTGCTCAGGCGGGAATTACGCTGCCGCTTTGGAACCGGAACCAGGGGGCGGTCGCGGCTGCGGCAGCCAGGCAATCGGTCGCGCAGGCCGAGGTCGCCCGTGCGCAGCTGATGTTGCGTATGCAGGCAGAGCAGGCTGTGCAGGATTATGCGAATGCGATGACTCAGGCCCAGCGGTACCGCGAGGATCTGTTGCCACGTGCGCAGCGATCGGTGGAGTTGTACGACGCAAAATACGCGGCCATGGCGGCAGCGTATCCGCAGCGGGTTGCGGCCCACCGCATGGTGCTGCAGCTGCAGTTGGAGTACACACAGCAACTGGCCGCGGCCTGGCGGAGTGCGGTGGTGCTGCAGCACGGGTTGTTGCAGGACGGCCTGTCGGCGCCTGGAACCATGCCATCCGAGGCAAACTCTGCTCCCGATCGCTGA
- a CDS encoding Lrp/AsnC family transcriptional regulator, producing MKRTPSSIIQSPRKPAVPSRLNSNKPVSAAASVDQTDLLLLEELQQNARVSFSELARRVGLSTPSVIDRVRRLEDAGVLLGYRAQVNAAALGLGIRAFVKVTVAGDRIAAFATLAKSIPEILECHRVTGNESFLAQVAVRDMDHLEQVLDAMMPYVSTNTSIVLNSPVSHASIAPHTGLPPGSDAPRKR from the coding sequence ATGAAGCGCACCCCTTCTTCCATCATCCAGTCCCCGCGTAAACCGGCAGTCCCTTCTCGCCTGAATTCCAACAAGCCCGTTTCCGCCGCCGCTTCTGTCGATCAAACCGACCTGCTGCTGTTGGAAGAGCTGCAACAGAATGCTCGAGTTTCGTTTTCCGAACTCGCCCGACGCGTCGGCCTCTCCACCCCTTCCGTGATTGACCGGGTCCGTCGTCTGGAAGATGCCGGTGTCCTTCTCGGCTACCGGGCACAGGTGAACGCGGCCGCGCTCGGGCTGGGCATCCGCGCCTTCGTCAAGGTGACCGTAGCGGGCGACCGCATCGCCGCCTTCGCCACCCTGGCGAAATCTATCCCTGAGATCCTGGAGTGCCATCGCGTCACCGGAAACGAAAGTTTCCTTGCGCAGGTGGCGGTGCGCGACATGGATCATCTGGAGCAGGTTCTGGACGCCATGATGCCTTACGTGTCGACCAACACGTCCATCGTGCTGAACTCTCCGGTAAGCCATGCCAGCATAGCTCCGCACACCGGCCTGCCACCCGGCTCAGACGCTCCGAGAAAGCGCTGA
- the rho gene encoding transcription termination factor Rho — protein MTISELKEKSIAELGKLARGLDIQGTSALRKQDLIFKILQAQSEKEGHIFAEGVLEILPDGYGFLRSPDYNYLPGPDDIYVSPSQIRKFDLKTGDTISGNVRPPHEGEKYFALVKIEAINFESPEETRNKILFDNLTPLYADERVKMETVRDNISGRVMDLLTPVGKGQRGLIVAPPRTGKTVLLQSIANSITANHPEVVLIVLLIDERPEEVTDMQRSVKGEVISSTFDEPAARHVQVAEMVIEKAKRLVEHKRDVVILLDSITRLARAYNTIVPPSGKVLSGGVDSNALQRPKRFFGAARNIEEGGSLTIMATALVDTGSRMDEVIFEEFKGTGNMEVILDRKLVDKRVFPAIDIQRSGTRKEELLIPKEDLQRTWILRKVLNPLSPTEAMELLTDKLAKTRNNSEFLHNMNSL, from the coding sequence ATGACCATTTCTGAACTGAAAGAAAAGAGCATCGCGGAGTTGGGTAAGCTCGCCCGCGGTCTCGACATCCAGGGCACCAGCGCCCTTCGCAAGCAGGACCTGATCTTCAAGATCCTCCAGGCTCAGAGCGAAAAAGAAGGACATATCTTTGCGGAGGGCGTGCTTGAGATCCTGCCCGACGGCTATGGATTTCTGCGCTCGCCGGATTACAACTACCTGCCCGGTCCCGACGATATTTACGTTTCTCCTTCGCAGATCCGCAAGTTCGATCTGAAGACTGGCGACACGATCAGCGGAAACGTGCGCCCGCCGCACGAAGGCGAGAAGTACTTTGCACTGGTCAAGATCGAAGCCATCAACTTCGAATCGCCTGAAGAGACCCGCAACAAGATTCTGTTCGACAATCTGACCCCGCTGTACGCCGATGAGCGCGTGAAGATGGAGACGGTCCGCGACAACATCAGCGGCCGCGTGATGGACCTGCTGACGCCAGTGGGCAAGGGACAGCGTGGTTTGATCGTCGCGCCTCCGCGCACGGGCAAGACGGTTCTGCTGCAGTCCATCGCGAACTCCATTACCGCCAACCACCCCGAGGTCGTTCTCATCGTTCTCTTGATCGACGAGCGCCCGGAAGAAGTGACCGACATGCAGCGCTCGGTCAAAGGTGAGGTCATCAGCTCGACCTTCGATGAGCCGGCGGCGCGCCACGTGCAGGTTGCCGAAATGGTCATCGAGAAGGCAAAGCGTCTGGTGGAGCACAAGCGCGATGTGGTGATTCTGCTGGATTCCATCACGCGTCTGGCGCGTGCGTACAACACCATCGTTCCGCCCAGCGGCAAAGTGCTTTCGGGTGGTGTGGATTCGAATGCCCTGCAGCGGCCGAAGCGTTTCTTCGGTGCGGCCCGCAATATCGAAGAGGGCGGCTCACTGACCATCATGGCCACGGCGCTGGTCGATACGGGATCGCGCATGGACGAAGTGATCTTTGAAGAGTTCAAGGGCACCGGCAACATGGAAGTGATCCTGGATCGCAAGCTGGTCGACAAGCGTGTCTTCCCGGCCATCGATATCCAGCGCTCGGGCACCCGTAAGGAAGAGCTGCTGATTCCGAAGGAAGATCTGCAGCGTACCTGGATTCTGCGCAAGGTGCTGAATCCGCTGTCGCCCACGGAAGCGATGGAACTGTTGACGGACAAGCTGGCGAAGACTCGGAATAACAGTGAGTTCCTGCACAACATGAACTCGCTATAA